ACACAAGAATAAGGGTACGATAATGACGGAACAAGATCGCGAGGTGTCTGTGGCCAATCCGCAAAGCAAATTCACCGAAGTTCAAGGCATCAAATTGCGTTATCTAGAATGGGGCAACGCCGGCAAGCCGGATCTGTTGCTCGTCCATGGCTGGACCAGTTTTGCGCCGAGCTGGAATGGCGTCGCCGACTATTTTCAAGATCGTTTTCACATCGTCGCACCCGACCTACGCGGCCATGGCGAATCGGACAAGCCGATAACAGGATATCGTCTGCGCGACTTCGCGGAAGACATTCGCCAACTCATCAAGAATTTGAGCTTGAACAAGCCCGCCTACGTCGGCCACTCCTGGGGCGGCAACATCGGCACGATCCTGGCGGCCGATTCACCAGCGATTATCTCTCGCGCTTTTCTCGAAGACCCGGTCTATTGGAGAATGATCCATGCGTTCATGACCGCGCTGCCCAACGCGCTGGCAAGGCGCAACAAACCCGAAGCGGAAATTCGCGCCGAAGCCAAGCAGAAAAATATGTCCAAGGCCGACGAGGACATGGAGGTTTACCGCAATCATCATTTTTCCGCCGACGCGCTCACCCGATTGCTCACCGACAACCGCGACTGGGCGTTTGGCTTTGAAGATTTTTTCAAACGCATTGCGGTGCCGACGAAAATACTCGTCGCCGATCAAAAAGTCGGCGGCGCGATCATGCGCGAGGAAATGAGCTATCTCGAACGGCTTGCACCGCCGCAGGTGCGATGCGAGTTTTGGGAAGGCGTCGGTCACGGCATGAAAGCGGCGAAGCCGGCGGAATACAACCAAGCATTGGAGGCATGGCTCAACGCCAAAGGCGCATGAAGCGAAAGGACAAGCCAATTTCTAGCCTCAACGATCCACAGGCAGCAAATCCTCAAGCACAGACAAAGAAAACCTTTCAGCACATCCTAATTAACACCGCATTGGTCCTGCTGAGCGTCACGCTCGCTATGGCGGCGTTCGACCTCACCGTTTATCTTTTGCCGAAGGAGCGTTTGCCCGGTCCACTGCGCGACGTCGTTCAACAAATGGAGATAAGCCGCGGTACCCAGTACATTGACCATCCCGAGTTGGGCTTTACGATCAACCCTGCCAGCGACTTCGTGTTTCCTGGCAGCGAGTTTCGGTTTCGTTTCCACACACCTTTGGACTATCCCGATGCCGGTTTTCGCGGCGGCACCCGGGGCGGCCCAGTCTGGGGAGCTGTCTTTGGCGACTCGTTTACCTTCGGTGCCGGCGTCGAACTGCACGCGACTTGGGTTGCCCGCCTGGCAGAACTAACGCAGCGAGAGATCCTTAACTTTGG
The nucleotide sequence above comes from Deltaproteobacteria bacterium. Encoded proteins:
- a CDS encoding alpha/beta hydrolase; the encoded protein is MTEQDREVSVANPQSKFTEVQGIKLRYLEWGNAGKPDLLLVHGWTSFAPSWNGVADYFQDRFHIVAPDLRGHGESDKPITGYRLRDFAEDIRQLIKNLSLNKPAYVGHSWGGNIGTILAADSPAIISRAFLEDPVYWRMIHAFMTALPNALARRNKPEAEIRAEAKQKNMSKADEDMEVYRNHHFSADALTRLLTDNRDWAFGFEDFFKRIAVPTKILVADQKVGGAIMREEMSYLERLAPPQVRCEFWEGVGHGMKAAKPAEYNQALEAWLNAKGA